From a region of the Paenibacillus lutimineralis genome:
- a CDS encoding response regulator transcription factor yields the protein MKKISIVIADDQMLTREGLRTILDLEDDLEVIGVARNGQEVCEMVDTLQPDLVLLDIRMPVMDGISALKRIKQNHPDVFILILTTFIETDYIVEGLANGASGYMLKDMDADKMIASIRDTVSGQFVLPAAVAAKLAARMNRFNEEYEQWQRSTLEQIKLTDREEELAHLIIKGLNNREIADALHIAEGTARNYISNLYSKLEVVDRAQAIVRLQSII from the coding sequence ATGAAGAAGATTTCAATAGTGATTGCTGATGATCAGATGCTGACACGGGAAGGCTTACGGACGATTCTCGATCTTGAGGATGATCTTGAGGTCATTGGTGTAGCCAGAAATGGCCAGGAAGTCTGCGAAATGGTGGATACACTACAGCCGGATCTCGTGCTGCTCGACATTCGTATGCCGGTCATGGATGGAATTAGTGCGCTGAAGCGAATCAAGCAGAATCATCCCGATGTATTTATTCTAATTCTGACTACTTTTATAGAGACGGATTATATTGTAGAAGGCTTGGCTAATGGGGCGAGCGGGTATATGCTGAAGGATATGGATGCGGATAAAATGATTGCTTCAATCCGTGATACCGTATCCGGACAATTCGTTCTACCCGCAGCCGTCGCAGCGAAACTGGCGGCACGGATGAATCGGTTCAATGAGGAATATGAGCAGTGGCAAAGATCGACCCTAGAGCAAATTAAGCTAACGGATCGTGAGGAAGAGCTGGCTCACCTGATTATCAAAGGTTTGAATAATCGTGAAATTGCCGATGCACTGCATATTGCCGAAGGTACCGCCCGGAATTATATCAGCAATCTATACAGTAAGTTGGAGGTTGTGGATCGGGCGCAGGCGATCGTTCGCCTGCAGTCCATTATTTGA
- a CDS encoding cold-shock protein, whose product METGTVKWFNAEKGFGFIEVEGGNDVFVHFSAIVGDGFKSLDEGQRVEFNVVQGNRGPQAENVVKL is encoded by the coding sequence ATGGAAACAGGAACAGTTAAATGGTTCAACGCAGAGAAAGGCTTTGGTTTTATCGAGGTTGAAGGCGGCAACGACGTATTCGTGCATTTCAGCGCGATCGTTGGCGATGGCTTCAAATCTTTGGACGAAGGCCAACGCGTTGAGTTCAACGTAGTTCAAGGCAACCGTGGTCCACAAGCCGAGAACGTTGTTAAGCTGTAA
- a CDS encoding cold-shock protein: MYNSRKKQAEEIPEEITAIWSCTNDDCNGWMRRNFAFLNHPTCPQCGSTMAEDERMLAVLTNTSFNHHG, encoded by the coding sequence GTGTACAACTCGAGAAAAAAGCAAGCGGAAGAAATTCCAGAGGAGATCACGGCCATTTGGTCTTGCACGAATGATGATTGCAACGGTTGGATGAGACGCAACTTTGCTTTTTTGAATCACCCTACTTGTCCTCAATGTGGGTCTACCATGGCGGAAGATGAGCGGATGCTCGCAGTATTGACCAATACCAGCTTCAATCATCACGGTTGA
- a CDS encoding AAC(3) family N-acetyltransferase, which yields MHTRHSLINQLAAANIDRQGTLLVHSSMKSIGEVDGGADTVLDALSEYMQEGLLVLPTHTWSYINADNPKFYVETSPSCVGILPELFRGREGAIRSYHPTHSVAALGEDAAEFVAGAELCDTPCHRESPWGKLLDRQATIMLVGVDLRRNTFIHGIEEWVDIPGRVTDSHEQLFVVLGDGTEIPVPSRRHYGLSWSEHFWKVEKILEREGAIRKIKFGDAVTWICDTVQMTDILTKMLHENPDLFSDNEPLADELVHLP from the coding sequence ATGCATACAAGACACAGTCTAATCAATCAATTAGCGGCGGCCAATATCGATCGCCAAGGCACTCTGCTCGTGCATTCATCCATGAAGAGCATTGGTGAAGTAGATGGAGGAGCCGATACGGTGCTGGATGCACTAAGTGAATATATGCAGGAGGGGCTGCTTGTTCTTCCGACACATACCTGGTCTTACATTAATGCGGATAATCCAAAGTTTTATGTGGAGACCTCCCCATCCTGCGTCGGCATTTTGCCGGAATTGTTCCGGGGGCGTGAAGGCGCGATTCGTTCTTACCACCCGACACATTCGGTGGCGGCTCTGGGCGAGGATGCAGCCGAATTCGTAGCCGGGGCGGAATTATGCGATACGCCTTGCCATAGGGAATCCCCATGGGGCAAGCTGTTGGATCGCCAAGCGACGATTATGCTTGTGGGTGTTGATCTAAGACGCAATACTTTCATTCATGGGATCGAGGAATGGGTGGACATACCTGGCAGAGTTACGGATAGTCATGAGCAATTATTCGTTGTGCTTGGTGATGGAACGGAGATTCCGGTGCCTTCACGACGTCATTATGGACTGTCATGGTCGGAGCATTTCTGGAAGGTAGAGAAGATTCTTGAACGGGAAGGGGCAATCCGCAAGATCAAGTTCGGTGATGCCGTCACCTGGATCTGTGATACCGTGCAGATGACGGACATACTGACGAAGATGCTGCATGAGAATCCGGACTTATTCTCGGATAATGAGCCGCTTGCCGATGAACTTGTACACTTGCCCTAA
- a CDS encoding molybdenum cofactor biosynthesis protein MoaE produces MKQYEIVEQPIEVQLYIDYVLHPGAGAVTVFTGHVREWTQGVKTLFLAYEAYVPMAEKMLARVGEEIEEKWPGTRVAIAHRIGELQISDIAVVIAVSSPHRKAAYEANEYAIERIKEIVPIWKKEIWENGEEWIGDQRRNPEPKETP; encoded by the coding sequence ATGAAGCAATATGAAATTGTCGAACAGCCCATAGAGGTTCAGCTTTATATCGATTACGTGCTTCATCCTGGAGCAGGTGCGGTAACGGTATTTACGGGACATGTCCGCGAGTGGACGCAAGGGGTTAAAACGTTGTTTCTTGCTTATGAGGCGTATGTTCCAATGGCCGAGAAGATGCTGGCTCGGGTTGGCGAAGAGATCGAAGAAAAGTGGCCTGGTACAAGAGTAGCGATTGCTCATCGTATCGGTGAATTGCAAATCTCCGACATCGCGGTAGTCATCGCGGTCTCTTCTCCACATCGTAAGGCAGCCTATGAGGCGAATGAATACGCAATTGAGCGTATTAAGGAAATCGTACCGATCTGGAAGAAGGAAATTTGGGAGAATGGCGAGGAATGGATCGGTGATCAGCGGAGAAATCCAGAGCCGAAAGAAACTCCTTGA
- the moaA gene encoding GTP 3',8-cyclase MoaA, translated as MKIEPMQDQLQRPIRDLRISVTDRCNFRCTYCMPKEIFGDDYRFLPSEELLTFEEIVLVAEIFASLGVRKLRLTGGEPLLRSNLPSLIERLWQIDGIEDIGLTTNGLLLGRYADSLMNAGLRRVNVSLDALDPKLFGHINGRGIEPSHILDNIEYARQIGLQVKVNMVVEKGLNEQEILPMAGYFKERGIKLCFIEFMDVGNDNGWSMKKVVTKREIYQLLSSRYELEPLESNYFGEVAQRYQYKDGSAEIGFITSVSESFCSTCTRARLSSEGKIYTCLFASEGFDLRQMLRSGATRSQLIHAIRDVWESRHDRYSDERTEQTAQTRKKINMSYIGG; from the coding sequence ATGAAAATAGAGCCGATGCAGGATCAACTGCAGAGGCCGATTAGGGATTTGCGGATATCTGTGACCGACCGCTGTAATTTTCGCTGCACCTATTGTATGCCTAAAGAAATCTTTGGCGATGATTACAGGTTCCTGCCCAGCGAAGAACTGCTCACCTTTGAAGAGATCGTCTTAGTTGCAGAGATTTTTGCCTCTCTCGGTGTCCGTAAGCTCCGTCTGACAGGCGGTGAGCCACTGTTGCGCAGCAATTTGCCATCGTTGATTGAGAGGCTATGGCAGATCGACGGGATCGAAGATATTGGACTGACAACGAACGGACTGTTACTAGGACGATATGCAGACTCACTGATGAATGCAGGGCTGCGCCGTGTGAATGTGAGCCTGGATGCGCTAGATCCTAAGCTGTTCGGACATATTAACGGACGAGGAATCGAGCCTTCACATATTCTGGACAATATTGAATATGCAAGACAGATTGGTCTGCAGGTGAAGGTCAATATGGTGGTGGAGAAGGGCTTGAATGAGCAGGAGATTTTGCCTATGGCGGGCTACTTCAAAGAACGTGGGATCAAGCTCTGCTTCATTGAATTCATGGACGTTGGCAACGATAATGGTTGGAGTATGAAGAAGGTCGTGACCAAACGGGAAATTTATCAGTTGTTGTCTTCGCGATATGAATTGGAGCCGCTGGAGAGTAATTACTTCGGGGAGGTTGCCCAGCGATATCAGTATAAGGATGGCTCGGCCGAAATTGGCTTCATCACATCGGTATCGGAATCATTCTGTTCCACCTGTACCCGCGCCCGTCTGTCGTCAGAAGGTAAAATCTACACTTGTCTCTTCGCTTCGGAGGGCTTCGATCTGAGGCAAATGCTGCGTAGTGGGGCTACTAGATCTCAGCTTATTCATGCGATTCGCGATGTATGGGAGTCACGGCATGACCGCTATTCCGATGAACGTACCGAACAGACGGCCCAGACCCGCAAAAAAATAAATATGTCCTATATTGGCGGATAA
- a CDS encoding winged helix-turn-helix transcriptional regulator, whose translation MEMPQLCPRFERAIELLSKRWSTLIVYRLLDGPQRFIDIENSLPNLSGKVLSDRLRELETEGVIQRTVYPEKPVRIEYSLTDKGRDLAPLMDDIQQWATRWVELD comes from the coding sequence ATGGAAATGCCGCAGCTTTGCCCCCGATTTGAACGAGCTATTGAACTATTGAGCAAACGTTGGTCTACATTAATTGTATACCGACTGCTGGACGGACCGCAGCGATTTATCGATATCGAGAACTCTTTACCCAATCTGAGCGGTAAAGTTCTGTCCGACCGACTGCGAGAGCTTGAGACAGAAGGTGTCATACAGCGCACTGTATATCCGGAGAAGCCCGTACGCATAGAATACTCATTAACTGATAAAGGCCGCGACCTTGCCCCCTTGATGGATGATATCCAACAGTGGGCGACGCGCTGGGTTGAACTGGACTAA
- a CDS encoding substrate-binding domain-containing protein yields MSNRKWLLGLIALVVFFAYILSQFFFSTLKINDLVRQISSNKAEEASLKYVVLISQEQDNPFWREMEKGAKDEAGKQGIKLVYMGPIRSNPIEQIRLLEKSIALRPDAIMIQGMADPGYERLINQAVAQGIPVITVDADEPSSKRLAYIGTDNRAAGRQMGELVLKDHAGNGKIGVIIGSELADSQRLRLEGFRSVITSAADMEIVDVRSSNISHIGAAKQTRDMLTQYRDIRTIVGFSSLDAGGILEGVKAIGQEGVRIYGFDDLEITRQGIAREEIKASIVQQPQEIGAKSMALLSSLFQGDKLSGEYFIPTYILDQAQLQGGGISP; encoded by the coding sequence ATGTCAAATCGCAAATGGCTGCTTGGACTGATCGCCCTCGTCGTTTTTTTTGCTTATATATTGTCTCAATTCTTCTTCTCGACGTTGAAAATCAATGATCTGGTACGACAAATTAGCTCGAACAAGGCGGAGGAGGCTTCACTTAAGTATGTTGTACTGATATCTCAGGAGCAAGACAATCCATTCTGGCGGGAAATGGAGAAGGGAGCTAAGGATGAAGCGGGGAAGCAGGGAATAAAGCTAGTCTACATGGGACCGATTCGCAGCAATCCGATAGAGCAGATCCGACTGCTGGAGAAATCGATTGCTCTGAGACCGGATGCGATTATGATCCAGGGCATGGCCGACCCGGGCTACGAACGGCTGATTAATCAGGCGGTAGCTCAAGGAATCCCCGTTATTACGGTGGATGCGGATGAACCGTCGAGCAAAAGGTTGGCTTATATAGGGACGGATAATCGGGCTGCTGGCAGACAGATGGGCGAGCTTGTGCTAAAAGATCATGCAGGCAACGGCAAGATTGGGGTCATTATCGGTAGTGAATTAGCAGACAGTCAGCGTCTAAGGCTGGAGGGGTTCCGCTCGGTGATTACCTCGGCTGCCGATATGGAAATCGTAGACGTCCGTTCTTCGAATATTTCACATATTGGTGCTGCTAAGCAGACACGAGATATGCTCACCCAATATAGGGATATTAGAACGATCGTCGGATTCAGCTCCCTGGATGCCGGAGGCATTCTGGAAGGAGTGAAGGCGATTGGTCAAGAGGGAGTTCGTATTTATGGGTTCGATGATCTGGAAATAACACGGCAAGGTATCGCGCGGGAGGAGATTAAGGCATCTATTGTTCAGCAGCCGCAGGAGATTGGTGCTAAGTCGATGGCTTTGCTAAGCAGCCTTTTTCAAGGAGACAAGCTTTCTGGGGAGTACTTCATTCCTACCTATATCTTAGATCAAGCTCAACTGCAGGGCGGAGGAATTAGCCCATGA
- a CDS encoding sensor histidine kinase, protein MNMRRMLFIVIPAMLILNNAVSFFIFQSGRTVQQSYNMMLDRVLLYKQIDEQTRINLSAINVYLMDHSDSSLELYKERNEELKKLQSSLLRQEAIESAGLNMRGFRHLLSTFISQEQSILNSLESAAPLAYATAYTEAETTAEFIQEEAYQLIDLELSYYQPFYKKILVQTEVMNHWGIAVFVLNTIISVMLAYWISLRITRPIQELVETAEQISEGNLQVSPPSIDAHNEFSVLFEAFGQMQNNLQLLIDKEKEGLEKDRLVKELELEVLQNQINPHFLFNSLNVMSKLALLEGAEQTSDLTVSMSNLLRYNLRKLDRPVTLREEVEHAKEYFFIQQARFRERIRFETEIDEAGLDVLVPVLTLQPILENGFVHGIEGMEEGAVVKLTISCEPSETRVAISDNGAGMSKEVRDSLLNYDSNRLEAREVPEKGHSTGLGTHNVFKRLELFYNKKDMIEIESAPGKGTTVIIRIPATGEEESRVPPTDNR, encoded by the coding sequence ATGAATATGCGCAGAATGCTGTTTATCGTTATTCCGGCCATGTTAATTCTGAATAATGCGGTATCCTTCTTTATCTTTCAGAGTGGGCGTACGGTGCAGCAAAGCTATAATATGATGCTGGACCGGGTACTACTATACAAGCAAATTGATGAACAGACGCGTATAAACTTAAGCGCGATCAATGTATATCTCATGGACCATAGTGATAGCAGTCTGGAGTTGTACAAGGAGAGGAACGAAGAGCTGAAGAAGCTGCAATCTAGCTTATTGAGACAAGAAGCTATTGAATCGGCCGGGTTAAATATGAGGGGCTTTCGCCATTTACTGTCGACTTTTATCTCGCAAGAACAGAGCATCCTTAATTCTCTAGAGAGCGCAGCTCCCCTTGCCTATGCTACGGCTTATACGGAGGCCGAGACAACTGCGGAGTTTATCCAGGAAGAAGCTTATCAGCTCATTGATTTGGAGTTAAGCTATTATCAGCCGTTTTACAAGAAGATTCTCGTTCAGACCGAAGTGATGAACCATTGGGGGATTGCTGTCTTTGTTCTGAATACGATCATCAGCGTCATGCTGGCTTATTGGATTTCATTACGCATCACGAGACCGATACAGGAATTGGTAGAGACGGCCGAGCAAATTTCCGAAGGAAATCTGCAGGTGAGCCCTCCCTCAATCGATGCTCATAATGAATTTAGTGTGCTCTTCGAGGCGTTCGGACAAATGCAGAATAATCTTCAACTGCTGATTGACAAAGAGAAGGAAGGGCTGGAGAAGGATCGACTCGTGAAGGAGCTAGAACTGGAAGTGCTACAGAATCAGATTAACCCGCACTTCCTGTTCAATTCATTGAATGTGATGTCCAAGCTTGCGCTGCTAGAGGGAGCAGAGCAGACGAGTGATCTGACAGTGTCGATGTCCAATCTGCTCCGGTACAATCTGCGGAAGCTGGATCGTCCAGTGACGTTAAGGGAAGAGGTGGAGCATGCCAAGGAATATTTCTTCATTCAGCAGGCCCGCTTCCGCGAGCGCATTCGCTTCGAGACCGAGATCGACGAGGCAGGTCTTGATGTATTGGTGCCTGTGCTGACTCTGCAGCCTATTCTTGAGAACGGGTTCGTACACGGCATCGAAGGAATGGAGGAAGGAGCGGTAGTCAAGCTGACAATCTCGTGTGAGCCTAGCGAGACAAGGGTAGCCATTTCTGATAATGGGGCTGGTATGAGCAAAGAGGTTCGCGACTCGCTACTTAATTATGATTCGAATCGGTTGGAGGCGCGCGAGGTTCCCGAGAAGGGGCATTCCACAGGGCTTGGCACCCATAACGTGTTCAAACGTTTGGAGTTATTTTATAACAAGAAAGATATGATCGAAATTGAGAGCGCACCAGGAAAAGGAACGACCGTGATTATACGGATTCCAGCTACAGGTGAGGAGGAGAGCCGTGTACCGCCTACTGATAACAGATGA
- a CDS encoding AraC family transcriptional regulator, with amino-acid sequence MYRLLITDDEALEREGIEWIATRMMPGTFEIAHAENGRMAIQKAAEFHPHIVMMDVRMPGIQGLDALKEIKAQNPDVKMVMITAYEYFDYAKQAISLGVREYLVKPAKRAEVAAVLERLVQEIEAERHKRNEQLAVRDKFYQLLPLAETEIALHLMADQVNETEVEQLADILSLSIERGCALVLAFSELGDKKKRVYEEVKNLAHALIKEPYSVTISSLVYQHMAIFLLGDPQGGSASIGEEAALLAGKLAEGLSQQCDIMISVGIGSVQTGIPGIKQSYYEAVFVSKYDQWGDINRFEDLNFAEPERPGKNEDKLTPTIRSVGENSYVDLAIRQIREEREQSTHNMLDQAVAYIHRKYQEDLSLEDAAEHVHLNPYYFSKLFKQQTGETFIDYVTRLRIEKAKEMMKDSHLSLKEVCYAVGYKDPNYFSRVFKKVTGVTPSEYRQQLR; translated from the coding sequence GTGTACCGCCTACTGATAACAGATGATGAAGCTTTGGAACGGGAGGGAATTGAGTGGATTGCGACACGGATGATGCCAGGCACGTTCGAGATTGCTCATGCGGAGAATGGGCGGATGGCGATCCAGAAGGCGGCCGAATTCCACCCTCATATTGTCATGATGGATGTGAGAATGCCGGGGATTCAAGGACTTGATGCTCTGAAGGAGATTAAAGCACAGAATCCGGATGTGAAAATGGTGATGATCACTGCTTATGAATATTTCGATTACGCGAAACAGGCGATCTCCCTGGGAGTCCGGGAATATTTGGTGAAGCCGGCTAAGCGGGCCGAAGTAGCGGCTGTATTGGAAAGGCTCGTCCAGGAGATCGAAGCGGAGCGGCATAAGCGGAATGAACAGCTTGCGGTCAGAGATAAGTTCTATCAGCTGCTGCCGCTCGCAGAGACGGAAATTGCACTGCATTTGATGGCCGATCAGGTGAATGAGACCGAGGTGGAACAGCTAGCCGATATTCTAAGTCTATCTATCGAGAGAGGGTGCGCATTGGTGCTTGCCTTTTCCGAGCTTGGTGATAAGAAGAAGCGGGTGTATGAAGAGGTCAAGAACTTGGCGCATGCATTGATAAAAGAACCCTATTCCGTGACGATCAGCTCGTTGGTGTACCAGCATATGGCGATCTTTCTACTTGGAGATCCGCAGGGTGGTAGCGCTTCAATAGGGGAAGAAGCGGCACTTCTGGCTGGTAAGCTGGCCGAAGGGCTTAGTCAACAATGCGACATTATGATATCAGTTGGCATTGGTTCAGTGCAAACGGGCATCCCAGGTATCAAGCAATCGTACTATGAGGCTGTATTTGTATCCAAATATGATCAATGGGGAGATATCAACCGCTTCGAGGACTTGAATTTTGCTGAGCCAGAGCGTCCAGGCAAGAATGAAGACAAACTGACCCCCACCATACGTTCCGTCGGAGAGAATTCATATGTTGATTTGGCCATCCGCCAAATCCGTGAGGAGCGGGAGCAGAGCACGCACAATATGCTGGACCAAGCTGTGGCTTATATCCACCGTAAATACCAGGAAGACCTCTCGCTTGAAGATGCAGCAGAGCATGTTCATCTGAATCCTTATTACTTCAGCAAGCTGTTTAAGCAGCAGACGGGGGAGACCTTCATCGACTATGTTACGAGACTTCGCATCGAGAAGGCCAAGGAGATGATGAAGGATAGCCATCTCAGCCTGAAGGAAGTGTGTTATGCCGTCGGATACAAGGATCCCAATTATTTTAGCAGAGTGTTCAAAAAAGTCACCGGAGTAACACCGTCGGAATACCGACAGCAGCTACGATGA
- a CDS encoding sugar porter family MFS transporter, protein MMSSNISEQGDRVSMKFVTLVSIVAALGGLLFGFDTAVVSGAIGFMKQHFDLNDFQVGWAVSSLIIGCIVGALSSGVLSEKFGRKRVLITAAILFIIGSVFSAVPNTFNEFIIARMIGGIGIGITSTLCPLYNAEIAPAKYRGRLVALNQLATVTGISLVYFVNLWIAGLGNEAWGISTAWRWMFAFGIIPGLLFLVLLFFVPESPRWLIKQGRAAESLPILVKIHGETLAKQEVLDIKESFKIENGSIRQLFSPALRLALIVGVGLAVLQQVTGINAVLYYAPEIFKQTGAGTNAALIQTIFVGIINLLFTILAIWLIDKVGRKMLLLIGSSAMLICLIVIGAAFQTGHTSGPLVLVFILAYVAAFALSLGPVVWVVISEIFPNRIRGKATAIASMALWTADYIVSQAFPPMLNSAGPALTFWIFGLMALITVVFTWRKVPETKGKSLEEIESLWAAK, encoded by the coding sequence ATGATGAGCTCAAATATATCAGAACAAGGCGATCGAGTCAGTATGAAATTCGTAACCTTGGTGTCTATAGTCGCTGCTCTCGGCGGGTTGCTATTTGGTTTTGATACAGCTGTAGTGTCTGGTGCAATCGGTTTCATGAAGCAGCATTTTGACTTGAATGACTTCCAGGTAGGCTGGGCTGTATCCAGTTTGATTATCGGTTGTATCGTTGGCGCCTTGTCCTCCGGAGTATTAAGTGAGAAATTTGGCCGCAAGAGAGTATTGATCACGGCGGCGATCCTGTTCATTATCGGATCCGTCTTCTCGGCGGTACCGAATACGTTCAACGAGTTCATCATTGCTCGAATGATCGGTGGAATCGGGATCGGAATAACGTCAACCCTATGCCCCTTGTACAATGCGGAGATTGCTCCAGCCAAATATCGCGGCCGTCTCGTGGCATTGAATCAACTGGCAACGGTTACAGGAATATCCTTAGTGTATTTCGTTAACTTATGGATTGCCGGCTTGGGGAATGAAGCCTGGGGCATATCTACCGCTTGGCGCTGGATGTTCGCCTTCGGTATTATCCCTGGTCTGTTATTCTTGGTCCTGCTGTTCTTCGTGCCTGAGAGCCCAAGATGGTTGATCAAGCAGGGCCGGGCAGCGGAATCTCTTCCAATTCTGGTCAAGATTCATGGCGAGACATTAGCGAAGCAGGAGGTGCTGGACATTAAGGAGTCGTTCAAAATCGAGAACGGTTCGATCCGCCAATTGTTCAGTCCAGCGCTGAGACTGGCTCTTATTGTAGGTGTTGGGCTGGCCGTGCTCCAGCAAGTGACGGGAATCAATGCGGTGCTGTACTATGCACCGGAGATCTTCAAGCAGACGGGCGCAGGAACGAATGCGGCCCTAATTCAGACGATCTTTGTCGGAATCATAAATCTCCTGTTCACCATTTTGGCAATCTGGCTGATCGATAAAGTAGGCCGTAAAATGCTGCTGCTGATCGGATCTTCAGCGATGCTGATCTGTCTGATCGTCATAGGCGCTGCATTCCAGACAGGTCATACTTCCGGTCCGCTCGTGCTGGTCTTCATTCTGGCCTATGTAGCGGCCTTCGCTCTGTCTCTTGGGCCGGTGGTATGGGTCGTTATCTCCGAGATCTTCCCGAACCGGATTCGCGGCAAGGCTACGGCGATTGCGTCGATGGCTCTCTGGACGGCTGATTATATCGTATCCCAGGCTTTCCCACCAATGCTTAACTCTGCAGGCCCGGCGCTGACCTTCTGGATCTTTGGTCTTATGGCGCTGATTACGGTAGTATTCACCTGGCGTAAGGTTCCTGAGACCAAGGGGAAGTCGCTGGAGGAAATCGAGTCGCTATGGGCTGCCAAATAA